The sequence TGGATTTGCGATTCTCCCCTACGTCAATTGGAGGGGCTTCCGTTGCTTCGCGAAGTTTGCACCGACGAAGTCCCGGACACCGTAGAAATTCAAGAAGGTAAACTGGCCTTCAGTGTCGATTTGAAAAGCGGCCAGAAAACCGGCTTCTTTTTGGACCAGAAGGAAAACCGCAAAAAACTGGCGTTGTGGGTGAAAGGAAAAAGGGTTTTGGACCTTTTCAGCTACACCGCCGCTTGGGGGCTGACAGCCCTGCATTTCGGTGCCGCCGGAGCGGTGGCGGTGGACGAATCACAATCTGCCTTGGATTTGGCGCTTGAAAACGCCCTTTTGAACCGGATGGAAACCAAAATCCGCTTCGAAAAAGCGGAGATTTTCGATTATCTCGCGAGTCCTCCTAAGGATGCCGGGAAATTTGACGTGGTCATTTTGGACCCCCCCGCTTTGATTAAAAGCAAGAAACATTTTGATGAAGGTAAAAAAGGATACTTTACGTTAAACCGTCGCGCCCTGGACTGGCTTGTCCCTGGAGGCATCCTTGTAACCTGCAGTTGCTCATTCCATATGGACAGGCAAACGCTTTGGGAGTTGGTAAATGTGGCCGCCTTGAAAGCCGGCCGCAGATTGCGCCTGGTCGATTACGGAACGCAAGCCCCGGACCATCCCGTTCTGGCGGCAATGCCCGAAACCGAATATCTGAAATGCTTCGTTTTTCACGTTCTTTAAAACTGCCGGTTACGGTCGCCATTTTTGATTGCGGCACCAATAGCGTCCTCCTTTTGATCGCTCGCCTGCAAACGGATGGCCGGGTAAAAATTCTTTACCAAGCCGTCGCCTCCCCACGCTTGGGAAAGGGGCTGTCCGGCAAAGGGAAGCTGAACCCAAAAGCGATTGCCCGAACACTTCTCGCTTTGAAAGGATTAAAGAAACAATCCGACCGTTTTAAACCGGGCATCTTCTTGGCCCTCGGCACCAATGTCTTCCGCCGCGCCAAAGACGGTCGGGCTGTTGCGCGGCATTTTGAAAAGGAATTGGGTATTTCCTTCTTTGTTCTTTCCGCTGCCGAGGAAGCCCGCCTCGAATTCTTGGGCGCCACCTCCGGTTTGAGGATAAATTCCAAAGTCGCGGTCATCGATGTCGGCGGCGGTTCCAGCGAAGTTATCTGGGGGCAGGCCGGAAAGATTGCCAACAAGGTTTCGCTTGAAATCGGTGCGGTGCGATTGAAGGAAAAGTTTACGCCTATGAATAGATACTTTGAAACGGAGTTGCAAAAACTGCGCCTTGAGGCCGCCAAAACAATTGGCCGACTCAAGCTCCAAAAAAATTACCCGTTGGCCGTCCTGACGGGGGGTACCGCCACCTCCTTGGCCGCCTTTTCGCTCGGATTAAAAAAATACAAGGCGGAAAAAGTACACGGATTCAACACTACTCCAAAGGTGCTTGGGGAAAAGGTTGCAAAATTATCACGCCTGCCATTATCTCAATGCAGGAAAACGCTTTCCTTCGACCCTGCCCGCGCCGACATCATCGTTCCCGGCGGCATTATTCTCTTGGAAATCCTGAAGCGGCTGCGCATTAAAAAAGTGGTTATCTCCGATCACGGCCTCCGCTGGGGCGCCGCGTATGCCTATTTTTCTTGACAATTTTCGCCGCTTTGGGCTAACTTTGGTGCGTGAAGCGAGTCGGGCCTGCGCTTTTTCTTCTCCTCTCTGTCTCGCCCGCTTTCGCTTTTCGACTGACCGGCCATTTTAACAGCGCCTACTATCTTTTCCAGGACAAAACCTCAAGTGACTCCTCCTTGAATCACATCCGCCAGTACCAAACCCTCTCGCTTTTGGCCGCCGATTTCGGCCGGGCGGGCAATTCAAAGGGATTCGAATTTGGCATCACGGTACGCTTGCGTTCCGATTATTTGCGTGGTCCGCAGAAAAAAATTCAGACGAATTTCTATAACCTCTACTTGGGATACGAACGCTTGTTCGGAATACTTGACTGGCGCGTCGGCCGCCAGTTTCTCGCTTTCCCAACGGTAGGAACCAACATAGACGGCGTTTTTGCCCGGCTCCGACCGGTAAAACGCATCGAGTTTGCCGGCTTCTATGGCGCCTCCGTCAATCAAATCGTTCCCGACCGGGTGGAACCGCTCAAGAAAAACCAGACCTGGGGTGCCTCAATGGCCGTTTCGACCTCCCCCTATTTCAAATTCAAAGCCGGCTGGGGGGCCCGTTTTTTTGCCGGACAAAACCGTTTCCGCGGCGGCTTTGGTGAGATTTCCTATCTCTACAAAACTTGGAGCTTTTACGGCAAAACCGTTTACGATCGCCGCACGGAGCAGTTGGTGCGCAACACCGTCCGGTTGACCCTGCCGCGCCTGAAAAACCTATCCACCCAGTTGGAAGCCGCCAACTACAAGCCGATTTTCTATCAATACTCGGTTTTCTCCCGCCTGCCGGCCACCCGCTATACCGACCTGCGGGCCGGGTTTGATTACCCGTTATCCGAACGCCTTGGGCTTCAGGTCGAACCGGGAATGATTATCTATGAGGACGAAACCGGCTACCGGATGGATGTTGCCCTGCGGGCCGACGGCGTTTCCTTCGGCTATCGCCGGACAGGGGGGTTTGGGCGCAACTATGACGGCGTATTTTCGAACATCGCGCATCAAAAAGGGGCGTTTCACTTCACCGGCGCTTTCGATCTGTCCCAATTCCGTCTTGTCCCGGACAGGGCGGACTCTCTTTTGGATGAAGAATCCCGCGTGGCTAATTTGCTTATGGGAATCGGCTGGCAATTCCAAAGGAAATTTTTCATAGAAGCAGCGTACCAAGTACTCTCCAATCCCGACTTCCGTTACGACAACCGTCTTTTCCTCCGCGCCCGCTGGCGATTTGAGGTGAAGAATTGAAGTTGCTCCGCCCGCTGACGTTCGCTCTTTTTCTGGCGGCGGCTGTCGTCGCTTATTTTAGTTGGCGCGGGGTGGAGGCCAAATTCACCCTGCCGGCCTCCTCCATTATTTTTGACCATAAAAAACATGTCCAGGAATTCGGGCTGGACTGCTCCCACTGCCACGCCGCCGCCGAAAGCGAAGAAGCCGCCGATTTGCTTTTGCCTGAAGAGGAACTTTGTTTGACCTGCCATAACGGCCAGGTGGCTTCCAAAGAATGCTCTCTCTGTCATCGGGACGTGAAGGATACCAAAACCTACCCGCCGCATGAACGCAAAACCATCTTTTCGCACAAGCGGCACGTGGAACATAACATCAATTGCCTAACCTGCCATCCCGGCTCGGACGCCAAGGAGGTCTTGACCGCCGCCCAGATGCCGGAAATGCAAACCTGTTTCGGCTGTCACGATGGCGCCTCTCAAAGTTCCGAATGCGAACTCTGTCACTCGGACGCCAAAACCCTCCGCCGTTTGATGCATCCTGCCGGTTTTTCGCACGCGCACAAGTTTGCCGCCGGGTTGGATGCTTCCGCCTGTGCCCCCTGCCACCGGCAGGAAGAAAACTGCCTTGCCTGCCACCGGGGGGACAACCTGCTCGGCTCCACCCATCCGGTGAATTACTTGTATTCCCACCCGCTGGATGTGAAAGCCAAGCGGGCCGACTGCCAAAGCTGCCATGAAGTGGAAAGCTTTTGCGTGTCCTGCCACAGAGCGGAAGCGGTCCAGCCCCTTTCCCACTCGGCACCAAACTGGACCGTAACCCTCTCCGGTGTTCCCTCCCGCCATGCCATCGAAGCCCGCCGGGATGCCGAATACTGTCTTTCCTGTCACCAGTCGGACGAACCGACCTGTGCCTCCGCCGGCTGCCACGACAATTAGCGATGCGCTTCCAACATTCTAAAATCATCGGCTTTGTTTTTTTAACAGGAAGCATAGCCTTTTCATTAGTCGCCTTTGGCTGCTCCGCCCGCAGATCCAGACCGACGCAGTTGCGCATTCATCCCACCGGTTGGCTGGCCGACCATCCGGCCGCCATTCTCTCGAACAACCTGCAGCCGGAATACGGTCTTGGCTGCAAAAGCTGCCACGGGGAGGAGTACACGGGGGGAACGGCAGACGTCTCCTGCGTTGGCTGCCACAACCAGCGTCTTGATGTTTGCGTCGGCTGCCACGGTGGCTATGCCGGCGACTACTCCGGTGCCCCTCCCTATTCGCTGGCCCGCGACAGCAACTTTTCCGACCGCGGCGTTGGCGGTCATTCCGCTATGGTTAAAGGAAGTGTTTTCTTTGCCGGTACGGATTGCCAAACCTGCCACGCCAAACCACCCTTTGTGCTCTCTTCGACTCACTTTACTCCCAGCGGAAGTGGAGCCGATGGCCGGGCCGAAGTGGTCTTTTCCGGTCTGCCCCAACTTTTCTCCTCCCGTTACGGCCCTCCGGTTTTCGACACCACGATCGGCACTTGCGCCAACGTCTACTGCCATGGCGCCTTCCCCGGCGGCGACACGGACCGCGTAATGTATTTCTACGGCGGCTCGGGGGAGGTTTTCTGCGGCAGTTGTCATGCGGCGCTTCCAGGGGACGATTTCACCCGTCTCTCCGGCCGGCATAAAAAGCATGACTCGCTTGCCATTCCCTGCATCACTTGCCATTATGCCACCGTGGACAGTTTGAATGCCATAGAACCGATAAGTCGTAGGCAGATGCACGTGAACGGCCTCTTTGACGTGGAATTCGACCCGACTGTGGCCCCCCTCGGGCTTTTCGACGGCGTCTCTTGCAGCGGCCTGCCCGATTCTCCCGGATGCCATGCCAACCGCAGGGACTGGTAATTCAGTGGGCGCCTCCCTTTCTGCCTCCGAACTTTCCAAGTTCTATGGAGACCTGAAGGTCTTCTCCAAACTCGATTTT comes from Verrucomicrobiia bacterium and encodes:
- a CDS encoding class I SAM-dependent rRNA methyltransferase — protein: MAKILLKKNEEHRIKKGHLWVFSNEIEKVEGVTEGGLAEIFDSSNRFLAIGYYNPNTLIAARILSFEPDPIGPNFFRRRLEAALTFPPRQVSYKEACRLVYGESDFLPGLMADRYGEYLAVQVLTMGMEKLKNDWLPVFMEKVSPKGAIWICDSPLRQLEGLPLLREVCTDEVPDTVEIQEGKLAFSVDLKSGQKTGFFLDQKENRKKLALWVKGKRVLDLFSYTAAWGLTALHFGAAGAVAVDESQSALDLALENALLNRMETKIRFEKAEIFDYLASPPKDAGKFDVVILDPPALIKSKKHFDEGKKGYFTLNRRALDWLVPGGILVTCSCSFHMDRQTLWELVNVAALKAGRRLRLVDYGTQAPDHPVLAAMPETEYLKCFVFHVL
- a CDS encoding cytochrome c3 family protein, coding for MKLLRPLTFALFLAAAVVAYFSWRGVEAKFTLPASSIIFDHKKHVQEFGLDCSHCHAAAESEEAADLLLPEEELCLTCHNGQVASKECSLCHRDVKDTKTYPPHERKTIFSHKRHVEHNINCLTCHPGSDAKEVLTAAQMPEMQTCFGCHDGASQSSECELCHSDAKTLRRLMHPAGFSHAHKFAAGLDASACAPCHRQEENCLACHRGDNLLGSTHPVNYLYSHPLDVKAKRADCQSCHEVESFCVSCHRAEAVQPLSHSAPNWTVTLSGVPSRHAIEARRDAEYCLSCHQSDEPTCASAGCHDN
- a CDS encoding CxxxxCH/CxxCH domain-containing protein, with protein sequence MRFQHSKIIGFVFLTGSIAFSLVAFGCSARRSRPTQLRIHPTGWLADHPAAILSNNLQPEYGLGCKSCHGEEYTGGTADVSCVGCHNQRLDVCVGCHGGYAGDYSGAPPYSLARDSNFSDRGVGGHSAMVKGSVFFAGTDCQTCHAKPPFVLSSTHFTPSGSGADGRAEVVFSGLPQLFSSRYGPPVFDTTIGTCANVYCHGAFPGGDTDRVMYFYGGSGEVFCGSCHAALPGDDFTRLSGRHKKHDSLAIPCITCHYATVDSLNAIEPISRRQMHVNGLFDVEFDPTVAPLGLFDGVSCSGLPDSPGCHANRRDW